Proteins encoded within one genomic window of Oncorhynchus mykiss isolate Arlee unplaced genomic scaffold, USDA_OmykA_1.1 un_scaffold_85, whole genome shotgun sequence:
- the LOC110497191 gene encoding nocturnin isoform X2, producing the protein MGSGASRLYSSLAQTLVSTSTTTTPLAQHPSPSQGCHSPPGGHPLQLLRECEEALRDRPPRLLRAFICPGEGEVDREEVDNDATQRTIRVMQWNILAQALGEGMDSFVNCPLEALNWAERKYLILEEILTYRPHILCLQEVDHYYDTFQPILASLGYRGNFCPKPWSPCLDVEGNNGPDGCALFYDEARLDLVDSVNVRLCALFTPTNQVAVVTTLRCRVTGRRLCVAVTHLKARSGWECLRSAQGSDLLRNLTTLTQSPGGPSGPIGVTPDTPLLVCGDFNAVPSEDVYQRFASSPLILDSAYKRLSRDGLSEPAYTTWKIRPTGECCNTLDYIWYSREAFSVDAVLDMPTEEQIGPNRLPSYNYPSDHLSLVCDFSFKKQEEE; encoded by the exons ATGGGCAGTGGTGCCAGTAGACTCTACAGCTCCCTGGCCCAGACCCTAGTCAGCACCAGCACCACTACCACCCCGCTGGCCCAGCACCCCTCCCCCTCACAGGGGTGTCACTCTCCCCCGGGGGGGCACCCCCTGCAGCTGCTGAGGGAGTGTGAGGAGGCTCTACGGGACAGGCCTCCTCGCCTCCTCAGAGCCTTCATCTGCCccggggagggagaggtggacaggGAGGAAGTGGACAACGATGCCACCCAGAGGACCATCAGAGTTATGCAGTGGAACATACTGGCTCAAG ctctagGTGAAGGCATGGACAGTTTCGTCAACTGTCCCCTGGAAGCCCTGAACTGGGCGGAGCGTAAATACCTCATCCTAGAAGAGATCCTCACCTACCGGCCTCACATCCTGTGTCTACAGGAAGTCGACCACTACTACGACACCTTCCAGCCAATCCTGGCCAGCCTGGGTTACCGCGGCAACTTCTGCCCCAAGCCCTGGTCTCCGTGTTTGGATGTGGAGGGCAACAACGGTCCGGATGGATGTGCTCTGTTCTACGATGAAGCCCGGTTGGACTTGGTGGATAGTGTGAATGTCCGGCTGTGTGCCCTTTTCACACCCACCAACCAG GTGGCGGTTGTCACGACGCTGCGTTGCAGGGTGACAGGCCGGCGGCTGTGTGTTGCCGTGACGCACCTCAAAGCCCGGAGCGGCTGGGAATGCCTCCGTAGTGCCCAGGGTTCCGACCTTCTCCGGAACCTCACCACCCTCACCCAATCACCGGGGGGTCCTTCGGGTCCCATCGGCGTCACCCCAGACACCCCTCTCCTTGTCTGCGGCGACTTCAACGCTGTGCCTTCCGAGGACGTCTACCAGCGTTTCGCCTCGTCACCGTTGATCCTTGACTCCGCCTATAAACGGTTAAGCCGGGACGGGCTTTCGGAACCAGCCTATACCACGTGGAAGATCCGGCCGACGGGAGAGTGTTGCAACACATTGGATTATATCTGGTACTCTAGAGAAGCTTTCAGTGTGGACGCCGTGTTGGATATGCCTACAGAGGAACAGATTGGCCCCAACAGGCTTCCGTCGTACAACTACCCCTCCGATCACCTCTCGCTGGTGTGTGACTTCAGCTTTAAaaagcaggaggaggagtga
- the LOC110497191 gene encoding nocturnin isoform X1, whose translation METMVCPMGSGASRLYSSLAQTLVSTSTTTTPLAQHPSPSQGCHSPPGGHPLQLLRECEEALRDRPPRLLRAFICPGEGEVDREEVDNDATQRTIRVMQWNILAQALGEGMDSFVNCPLEALNWAERKYLILEEILTYRPHILCLQEVDHYYDTFQPILASLGYRGNFCPKPWSPCLDVEGNNGPDGCALFYDEARLDLVDSVNVRLCALFTPTNQVAVVTTLRCRVTGRRLCVAVTHLKARSGWECLRSAQGSDLLRNLTTLTQSPGGPSGPIGVTPDTPLLVCGDFNAVPSEDVYQRFASSPLILDSAYKRLSRDGLSEPAYTTWKIRPTGECCNTLDYIWYSREAFSVDAVLDMPTEEQIGPNRLPSYNYPSDHLSLVCDFSFKKQEEE comes from the exons ATGGAAACTATGG tctgTCCAATGGGCAGTGGTGCCAGTAGACTCTACAGCTCCCTGGCCCAGACCCTAGTCAGCACCAGCACCACTACCACCCCGCTGGCCCAGCACCCCTCCCCCTCACAGGGGTGTCACTCTCCCCCGGGGGGGCACCCCCTGCAGCTGCTGAGGGAGTGTGAGGAGGCTCTACGGGACAGGCCTCCTCGCCTCCTCAGAGCCTTCATCTGCCccggggagggagaggtggacaggGAGGAAGTGGACAACGATGCCACCCAGAGGACCATCAGAGTTATGCAGTGGAACATACTGGCTCAAG ctctagGTGAAGGCATGGACAGTTTCGTCAACTGTCCCCTGGAAGCCCTGAACTGGGCGGAGCGTAAATACCTCATCCTAGAAGAGATCCTCACCTACCGGCCTCACATCCTGTGTCTACAGGAAGTCGACCACTACTACGACACCTTCCAGCCAATCCTGGCCAGCCTGGGTTACCGCGGCAACTTCTGCCCCAAGCCCTGGTCTCCGTGTTTGGATGTGGAGGGCAACAACGGTCCGGATGGATGTGCTCTGTTCTACGATGAAGCCCGGTTGGACTTGGTGGATAGTGTGAATGTCCGGCTGTGTGCCCTTTTCACACCCACCAACCAG GTGGCGGTTGTCACGACGCTGCGTTGCAGGGTGACAGGCCGGCGGCTGTGTGTTGCCGTGACGCACCTCAAAGCCCGGAGCGGCTGGGAATGCCTCCGTAGTGCCCAGGGTTCCGACCTTCTCCGGAACCTCACCACCCTCACCCAATCACCGGGGGGTCCTTCGGGTCCCATCGGCGTCACCCCAGACACCCCTCTCCTTGTCTGCGGCGACTTCAACGCTGTGCCTTCCGAGGACGTCTACCAGCGTTTCGCCTCGTCACCGTTGATCCTTGACTCCGCCTATAAACGGTTAAGCCGGGACGGGCTTTCGGAACCAGCCTATACCACGTGGAAGATCCGGCCGACGGGAGAGTGTTGCAACACATTGGATTATATCTGGTACTCTAGAGAAGCTTTCAGTGTGGACGCCGTGTTGGATATGCCTACAGAGGAACAGATTGGCCCCAACAGGCTTCCGTCGTACAACTACCCCTCCGATCACCTCTCGCTGGTGTGTGACTTCAGCTTTAAaaagcaggaggaggagtga